In Drosophila santomea strain STO CAGO 1482 chromosome 2L, Prin_Dsan_1.1, whole genome shotgun sequence, a single window of DNA contains:
- the LOC120452096 gene encoding WD repeat-containing protein 82: protein MSIRLNDDAMRQFRVAKVFQETDEHKRSMEFSSDGLRLLLCDHSALSIFSSTRQVELCQVRMHHYLPDVACFAQQDTRVLHSTSKHDYSIRCLDLNTRLCVRVFGGHAKSVHTLASQPGNEHVFISAGRDDQVYMWDFRSSTHIHRIKKLRRPLCAFDPAGLVLATSTGTDGIQIHDVRMLGGEPCQKFVYQVNDKANWTQLQFAPNGKSLLLSTDHSWCFSVSAFDGTYQQSFTGYSNLSRLPLDAAYTPDSQFILSGADEGRIHIWRAADGYPVAVLKGNNVGPVRCLRFNPRATMFVSSDLLIVFWMPMANGVYDWVDRLKPGETISITENDVQKEAVRVPSKIAMPKPKMDLGFKMQTLKRKRACTEGLLVDLTEVPGNKDSVEDGEIPDE, encoded by the exons ATGTCTATCAGGTTGAACGACGATGCCATGCGCCAGTTCCGGGTGGCCAAGGTGTTCCAGGAGACGGACGAGCACAAGCGCTCCATGGAGTTCTCCTCGGACGGACTGCGGCTGCTGCTCTGCGACCACTCCGCCCTCTCGATCTTCAGCAGCACGCGGCAGGTGGAGCTCTGCCAGGTGCGCATGCACCACTACCTGCCCGACGTGGCCTGCTTCGCCCAGCAGGACACTCGCGTCCTGCACTCCACCTCAAAG CATGACTACTCCATCCGATGTCTGGATCTGAATACACGTCTCTGCGTCCGAGTTTTCGGCGGTCATGCGAAGAGTGTCCATACGTTGGCCTCTCAGCCTGGAAACGAGCATGTGTTCATCAGTGCCGGGCGGGATGATCAGGTTTACATGTGGGACTTTCGGTCCAGCACTCACATACACCGCATAAAGAAGCTGCGGCGGCCACTGTGCGCCTTTGATCCTGCCGGCTTGGTCCTGGCCACCAGTACGGGTACGGATGGCATTCAGATTCACGATGTGAGGATGCTGGGTGGGGAGCCGTGCCAGAAGTTCGTCTATCAGGTGAATGACAAGGCCAACTGGACGCAGTTGCAGTTTGCTCCCAATGGGAAGAGCCTGCTGCTGAGCACGGACCACTCCTGGTGCTTCAGTGTTTCGGCTTTCGATGGCACCTACCAGCAGTCCTTTACTGGCTATTCGAATCTATCAAGGCTGCCACTGGATGCCGCCTACACGCCGGACTCGCAGTTCATCCTTTCGGGAGCGGATGAGGGCAGGATTCACATTTGGCGGGCTGCCGATGGATATCCTGTGGCAGTGCTCAAGGGCAACAATGTGGGTCCTGTTCGTTGTTTGCGCTTTAATCCCAGAGCCACCATGTTCGTGAGCAGCGACCTGCTAATCGTGTTCTGGATGCCCATGGCCAATGGAGTTTACGATTGGGTGGATCGCCTGAAGCCAGGGGAAACCATCTCCATTACGGAGAATGATGTGCAAAAGGAGGCTGTTAGGGTTCCCAGTAAAATTGCTATGCCCAAACCCAAAATGGACTTGGGATTCAAAATGCAGACACTCAAAAGGAAGAGAGCTTGCACCGAAGGTCTCTTAGTGGATCTCACCGAAGTTCCGGGCAATAAGGACTCCGTGGAAGATGGTGAAATACCCGATGAGTAA